DNA from Pseudomonas putida:
GAGCCCGGAATCAAGTTGCGCGGCGCCGAGAAGGTGGCGCGGATCCCGGTGAAGATCCTGCCCACCGAGGAGGTGCCGCGCAAACCGGAGTGGATCCGCGTGCAGATCCCGACCACGCCGGAGGTGGCGCGCATCAAAGCCTTGCTGCGCAAACACAAGCTGCACAGCGTGTGTGAGGAGGCCTCCTGCCCGAACCTTGGAGAGTGTTTCTCAGGCGGCACGGCGACGTTCATGATCATGGGCGACATCTGCACGCGCCGTTGCCCGTTCTGCGACGTCGGCCATGGCCGGCCCAAACCGCTGGATGTCGATGAGCCCCGGAACCTGGCGATCGCCATCGCCGAGTTGCGCTTGAAATACGTGGTCATCACCTCGGTCGACCGGGACGATCTGCGCGACGGCGGGGCGCAGCACTTCGTCGATTGCCTGCGCGAGATCCGCCAGCGTTCGCCGGGTATCCAACTGGAAACCCTGGTACCGGATTATCGTGGACGCATGGACGTGGCGCTGGCGATCACCGAGCAGGAGCCGCCGGATGTGTTCAACCACAACCTGGAAACCGTGCCGCGCCTGTACAAGGCGGCACGGCCGGGTTCGGACTTCGAGTGGTCGCTGGATCTCTTGGAAGGTTTCAAACAGCGTATCCCCGGCGTGCCGACCAAGTCAGGGCTGATGCTGGGGCTGGGCGAGACCGACGAAGAGGTGCTTGAAGTGATGCAGCGCATGCGCGAGCATCAGGTCGACATGCTGACCCTGGGGCAGTATCTGCAGCCCTCGCGCAGCCATTTGCCGGTGCAGCGCTTCGTGCACCCGGACACCTTTGCCTGGTTCGCCGAGCAGGCGTTGGCCATGGGCTTCAGCAACGTGGCCTCGGGGCCATTGGTGCGCTCTTCGTACCATGCCGATCAGCAGGTGGCGGCGGTGGCGGCGAGCGTCGGGTAGCAAGACTGGATGCGCAGGCGGTCGAAAGCGTCCGCCCGCGTGTCCAGCGACGCCCTATGTCGAGGCCAGCCCTTGCGCTGGGCTGACGTCCGGGGCGGCCAGCGCCTTGGTGTCGATGCGACGGAACAGGAACTTGCTTTTGTTCTGGTCGAACACATAGATCGCTGCCAGCGGAATGGCCGTGATCAGCACCCCGGTGAGCACATCGGCGACCGCATGATTGAAGAGGTTGAGCAGCGGTACAGGCATGAGTGCCTTGGACAAGGTATTGGCGACATACAGGCCAATCACTGTGGACGCCGTACCGAATAACACCACGGCAATTTTCTCGTACTTCTGTTCCGCCTCGCTGATGAGTACGCGAACGCAGCGCACGGTGGACAGTGTGCACTCCCTGATGATCGACAGAACCAGCGCTGGCAGCTTGACCAGCATGGAAATCAGGATCTGTGGGATTGCACTGAGCACACCCGCCACACCGCCTTCGATACCTGCCTGACGGGCCTGCGCCATGACATTGCGCTCCTCGAAGCGGGCATTGAGTTTGGCGGACAGCTTCTGGCGGCGCTCATCCAGGCCTTTGAGAACGCCTTGTTTATCGGTGATGAGGCCTTGCTGGGTGATGTCCTTGATTTCGTCCACGAAAATATCG
Protein-coding regions in this window:
- the lipA gene encoding lipoyl synthase → MNEILPVAPRPAPLEPGIKLRGAEKVARIPVKILPTEEVPRKPEWIRVQIPTTPEVARIKALLRKHKLHSVCEEASCPNLGECFSGGTATFMIMGDICTRRCPFCDVGHGRPKPLDVDEPRNLAIAIAELRLKYVVITSVDRDDLRDGGAQHFVDCLREIRQRSPGIQLETLVPDYRGRMDVALAITEQEPPDVFNHNLETVPRLYKAARPGSDFEWSLDLLEGFKQRIPGVPTKSGLMLGLGETDEEVLEVMQRMREHQVDMLTLGQYLQPSRSHLPVQRFVHPDTFAWFAEQALAMGFSNVASGPLVRSSYHADQQVAAVAASVG